Proteins from a genomic interval of Gordonia sp. SL306:
- the dnaN gene encoding DNA polymerase III subunit beta, giving the protein MKFRVARDEFADSVAWVARSLPARPPVPVLGCVVLTVGDSGAGNAESGPNGGGLEVSGFDYEVSAQETVAAEVAEPGKVLVSGRLLADITKALPNKPVDVSLDGTRVAIACGSAKFSLPTMPVEDYPELPTPPSVTGTIPAQIFAEAIGQVAVAAGRDDTLPMLTGVRVEIEGNRVVLAATDRFRLAVRELEWDPTAPDTSGAVLVPAKTLSESARTAGSESTGQISLAFGTGSGIGGEGILGILGETKRTTTRLLDAEFPKFRQLLPASHTAIATIESAPLIEAIKRVALVAERGAQVRMEFSEGTLLLTAGGDEAGKAEEELAVQFHGEPLTIAFNPGYLQDGLSAIGVASVDFGFTTPSRPAVLRPSTGEEPVADESGAYVAPDSVFTYLLMPVRLPG; this is encoded by the coding sequence ATGAAGTTCCGTGTCGCGCGTGACGAGTTCGCAGATTCCGTTGCCTGGGTGGCCCGCAGCCTGCCGGCGCGTCCGCCGGTCCCCGTGCTCGGATGCGTCGTCCTGACCGTCGGCGATTCGGGCGCCGGGAACGCAGAGAGCGGGCCCAATGGCGGCGGTTTGGAAGTCTCCGGCTTCGACTACGAGGTCTCCGCGCAGGAGACCGTCGCGGCAGAGGTCGCCGAGCCCGGCAAGGTGCTCGTCTCAGGGCGTCTGCTCGCCGATATCACCAAGGCTCTGCCGAACAAACCGGTCGACGTGAGCCTCGACGGCACCCGCGTGGCCATCGCCTGCGGCAGCGCCAAGTTCTCACTGCCGACGATGCCCGTCGAGGATTACCCGGAACTGCCGACCCCGCCGTCGGTCACCGGAACCATCCCCGCCCAGATCTTCGCCGAGGCGATCGGCCAGGTGGCGGTCGCCGCCGGCCGTGACGACACGCTGCCGATGTTGACCGGTGTCCGCGTCGAGATCGAGGGCAACCGCGTCGTGCTGGCCGCCACCGACCGGTTCCGCCTCGCCGTCCGCGAATTGGAGTGGGATCCGACCGCTCCCGACACCTCCGGTGCGGTGCTGGTGCCGGCAAAGACACTCTCCGAGAGCGCCCGTACCGCGGGATCCGAGTCCACGGGACAGATCTCGCTGGCATTCGGCACCGGATCCGGCATCGGCGGCGAGGGAATCCTCGGCATCCTGGGGGAGACCAAGCGCACCACCACCCGTTTGCTCGACGCCGAGTTCCCGAAGTTCCGTCAGCTGCTCCCGGCCAGTCACACCGCCATCGCGACCATCGAGAGCGCACCGCTGATCGAGGCGATCAAGCGTGTCGCGCTCGTCGCCGAGCGCGGGGCGCAGGTGCGGATGGAGTTCAGCGAGGGCACCTTGCTGCTCACCGCAGGTGGCGACGAGGCAGGCAAGGCCGAGGAAGAACTCGCCGTGCAGTTCCACGGTGAGCCCCTGACGATCGCATTCAACCCCGGCTACCTGCAGGATGGGCTCTCCGCCATCGGCGTCGCGTCGGTGGATTTCGGATTCACCACGCCGAGCCGGCCTGCGGTGTTGCGTCCGTCGACCGGTGAGGAGCCGGTGGCCGACGAATCGGGCGCCTACGTCGCCCCGGACAGCGTGTTCACCTACCTGCTGATGCCGGTTCGTCTCCCCGGCTGA